From one Triticum aestivum cultivar Chinese Spring chromosome 4B, IWGSC CS RefSeq v2.1, whole genome shotgun sequence genomic stretch:
- the LOC123094635 gene encoding transcription repressor OFP8-like, translating to MSSTGARRGVGSGGGGGHFPVGRRRHVAVVDTGCSCRPRRPRMLLSLPSFLKPSSASKPPARSTSSSSLFPSSSSTASFSTSYASSNCSNYYSSYHGFGAAPKLHQQQEHLPSAKEVPAVTPASPVRRQPASMKKKQKKRYYVENKAAMAEAAPEEDVGLAVEKDSSDPRADFRESMVQMVVETGLCSWNDLRSMLRRLLALNSPRHHAAILTAFAELCAQLASPPPPAASSYHYQL from the coding sequence ATGTCGTCGACGGGGGCGCGCAGGGGcgttggcagcggcggcggcggcgggcacttCCCGGTGGGCCGGCGCCGCCACGTGGCGGTGGTCGACACCGGGTGCagctgccgcccgcgccgccccagGATGCTGCTCAGCCTGCCGTCCTTCCTCAAGCCTTCCTCAGCGAGCAAGCCGCCGGCGAGGAGCACCAGCTCGTCCAGCCTCTTCCCCTCGTCCTCCTCCACCGCTTCCTTCTCCACCAGCTACGCCTCCTCCAACTGCTCCAACTACTACTCCTCCTACCATGGCTTCGGCGCAGCTCCCAAGCTGCATCAGCAGCAAGAGCACCTTCCCTCCGCCAAGGAGGTACCGGCTGTGACGCCGGCCTCGCCAGTCAGGAGGCAGCCGGCGAgcatgaagaagaagcagaagaagaggtaTTACGTGGAGAACAAAGCAGCTATGGCAGAAGCGGCGCCGGAGGAGGACGTGGGGCTGGCAGTAGAGAAGGACTCGTCGGACCCGCGCGCCGACTTCCGGGAGAGCATGGTGCAGATGGTGGTGGAGACCGGGCTGTGCAGCTGGAACGACCTCCGCAGCATGCTACGCCGCCTGCTCGCCCTCAACTCACCGCGCCACCACGCCGCCATCCTCACCGCCTTCGCCGAGCTCTGCGCCCAgctcgcctcgccgccaccgccggcggCATCGTCGTACCACTACCAGCTCTAG